In the Ruminococcus sp. OA3 genome, one interval contains:
- a CDS encoding 4Fe-4S binding protein: protein MSVITDAPVPEDEMLSENFCIHCGQCRKRCPIQCFTENGDDMKVYRREKAVTQEGILHCQHYGS from the coding sequence GTGTCGGTCATAACGGATGCACCCGTTCCTGAAGATGAGATGCTATCGGAAAACTTCTGTATTCACTGCGGACAGTGCCGGAAAAGATGCCCGATTCAGTGCTTCACGGAAAATGGCGATGATATGAAAGTATACCGCAGGGAAAAAGCGGTTACGCAGGAAGGTATTTTACACTGCCAGCATTACGGTTCCTGA
- a CDS encoding SOS response-associated peptidase codes for MKTEAADLCGRYYVDDDTAREIEKIVQHVEAGLIREAVRGEVHPSATAPVIYIKDHLLTAGSMRWGFPRYQKSGLLINARAETVTERPTFRESVLHRRCVIPAKHYYEWNAEREKVSFSLEDSPILYMAGIYKMVQGQEKFVVITTQANDSVRPVHDRMPLILDTDELERWVRDDQAVDFILSKTPVRLEHQQEYRQMTLKI; via the coding sequence ATGAAAACGGAGGCAGCAGATTTGTGCGGGAGATATTATGTCGATGACGATACGGCAAGAGAAATCGAAAAAATTGTACAGCATGTGGAGGCCGGTCTGATAAGAGAAGCGGTTCGCGGAGAAGTCCATCCGTCTGCCACTGCACCGGTGATCTATATAAAGGATCATCTTCTGACGGCGGGCAGTATGCGCTGGGGATTTCCAAGATATCAGAAAAGCGGCTTATTAATCAATGCCCGGGCGGAAACGGTGACAGAGCGGCCGACCTTCAGGGAAAGCGTACTGCACAGAAGATGTGTGATACCGGCAAAGCATTATTATGAATGGAATGCGGAAAGAGAAAAAGTATCTTTTAGCCTGGAAGATTCACCGATCCTTTATATGGCGGGTATTTACAAAATGGTACAGGGACAGGAAAAATTTGTGGTGATCACCACTCAGGCAAATGATTCTGTTCGTCCGGTTCACGACCGGATGCCGCTGATACTGGACACGGATGAGCTGGAGCGCTGGGTGCGTGATGACCAGGCTGTGGACTTCATTTTAAGTAAGACACCTGTGCGTTTGGAGCATCAGCAGGAATATAGACAGATGACGCTTAAGATCTGA
- a CDS encoding DUF3786 domain-containing protein, with protein MAASNYEIMRDQMRGEFTKYDQAKIIRKFSLENDEDYIYIDFVLRHYRVNRKNGVVELSENHFETSVEEDYNESMTIYDVLCYSKDDCSLSGNYCPVNMLKSTVKSAAPGGNMFQKSADEFNGKLKELRAACSILGEELDMKGDLAAKLYPFPFLPVIIQYWEADDEFPANLKFMFDENIIEYMHYETIFFMMGHVVIRIKEIMDDIAFV; from the coding sequence ATGGCAGCATCGAATTATGAGATTATGCGCGATCAGATGAGAGGAGAATTCACGAAATATGATCAGGCAAAAATAATTCGGAAATTTTCTCTTGAGAACGATGAAGACTATATATACATAGATTTTGTATTGAGACATTACAGAGTCAACCGTAAGAACGGAGTAGTAGAGTTGTCTGAAAATCATTTTGAGACTAGTGTGGAGGAAGATTATAATGAATCCATGACAATCTATGATGTGCTTTGTTATTCTAAAGACGACTGCAGTCTGTCCGGAAATTATTGTCCGGTAAATATGCTGAAAAGTACCGTGAAATCAGCAGCTCCGGGTGGAAATATGTTTCAGAAATCAGCAGATGAATTCAACGGAAAGCTGAAAGAGCTACGGGCTGCCTGCAGCATCCTTGGTGAAGAATTAGACATGAAAGGCGATTTGGCAGCAAAGCTATATCCCTTTCCTTTTTTACCGGTTATCATCCAGTATTGGGAGGCGGATGATGAATTCCCAGCCAATCTGAAATTTATGTTTGATGAAAACATTATCGAATATATGCACTATGAAACCATCTTTTTTATGATGGGACATGTTGTGATTAGAATAAAGGAAATCATGGATGACATTGCTTTTGTATAA
- a CDS encoding NAD(P)H-dependent oxidoreductase → MKISIIYVSQGGNTEAAAECISEGILAKFPFIEVKLMSIQDNEVDLAFLKQSDAVIIGTPVYCAGMSWELKKWFDSNVKLDLSGKIGAAFVTAQSPVGGTDTAIMDIARNMLLKKMLVFSGAGEKTENKFQLGAVGIAETLDHDAAQFEIFGENVAQIAVKIAAK, encoded by the coding sequence ATGAAGATTTCAATTATTTATGTAAGTCAGGGTGGTAACACGGAAGCAGCCGCGGAATGCATATCAGAGGGTATTCTGGCAAAATTTCCTTTTATCGAAGTGAAACTGATGTCCATCCAGGATAATGAGGTGGATTTGGCATTTTTAAAACAGAGCGATGCGGTGATCATTGGAACTCCGGTGTATTGTGCGGGAATGAGCTGGGAGTTGAAAAAGTGGTTTGATTCAAATGTAAAGCTGGATTTAAGCGGGAAAATAGGTGCAGCATTTGTAACGGCGCAGTCCCCGGTTGGAGGGACAGATACGGCTATCATGGATATTGCCAGGAATATGCTTTTAAAGAAAATGCTGGTATTTTCCGGGGCAGGTGAAAAGACAGAGAACAAATTCCAGTTAGGAGCGGTTGGGATCGCAGAGACTTTGGATCATGATGCAGCGCAGTTTGAAATTTTTGGAGAAAATGTTGCGCAAATAGCAGTGAAGATAGCAGCAAAGTAA
- the rpiA gene encoding ribose-5-phosphate isomerase RpiA — protein sequence MNQKKIAGEKAAEYIKDGMVVGLGTGSTAKFMVDKVGEMVKNGLKIQAIPTSKATEQQARELGIPLLSIDDVDHIDLDIDGVDEIDSDFNATKGGGGALFREKVVADLAKEVIWIMDESKLVDSIGAFPLPLEVLPYGYRIVFKKMEDFGYNPKMRMNGDDLFVTDNGNYIIDLCIGAPAHIEDIRQKVNSVVGVLETGQFLKMCKRIIVGTDEGVKIIEAE from the coding sequence ATGAACCAGAAAAAAATAGCAGGCGAAAAAGCGGCAGAGTATATCAAAGACGGTATGGTAGTGGGTCTTGGAACCGGATCTACAGCGAAATTCATGGTGGACAAGGTTGGTGAGATGGTGAAAAACGGCTTGAAAATTCAGGCGATTCCGACGTCAAAAGCGACGGAACAGCAGGCAAGAGAGCTGGGTATTCCGCTTCTCTCTATCGATGATGTGGACCATATCGATCTGGATATCGACGGCGTGGATGAGATCGACAGCGATTTCAATGCGACCAAGGGCGGCGGTGGCGCGCTGTTCCGGGAGAAAGTCGTTGCTGACCTGGCGAAGGAAGTGATCTGGATCATGGATGAGAGCAAGCTGGTAGACAGCATCGGTGCATTCCCGCTTCCGCTGGAAGTACTTCCATACGGGTACAGGATCGTGTTTAAGAAAATGGAGGATTTTGGATACAATCCCAAGATGCGTATGAATGGCGATGATCTGTTCGTGACAGACAACGGAAATTATATCATTGACCTGTGTATCGGCGCACCGGCACACATTGAAGATATCCGTCAGAAGGTAAACAGCGTCGTCGGCGTGCTGGAGACCGGACAGTTCCTGAAAATGTGCAAACGTATTATCGTTGGTACGGATGAAGGCGTAAAAATCATCGAGGCAGAATAA